Proteins found in one Mycobacteriales bacterium genomic segment:
- the trpA gene encoding tryptophan synthase subunit alpha, whose protein sequence is MSALDELFARCRTEGRAALIGYLPVGYPTYDDSVAAMTAMVAAGVDAVEVGIPYTDPGMDGPVIQVAVDEALRGGVRVKDAFRAVEAVAAAGGVPLVMGYWNPVERYGPARFAADLRAAGAAGAITPDLIPEEAAPWLEAAREVDLDPIFLVAPSSSDERIGVVARTNRGFVYAASTMGVTGERAATSTRAVELVERVRVQTDLPVCVGLGVSDGAQAAEVAAYADGVIVGSALVRALRDGGVAAVEALAAELASGVRRR, encoded by the coding sequence GTGAGTGCCCTCGACGAGCTGTTCGCGCGCTGCCGCACCGAGGGCCGCGCCGCGCTCATCGGCTACCTGCCGGTGGGCTACCCCACCTACGACGACTCGGTGGCCGCCATGACCGCGATGGTCGCCGCGGGCGTCGACGCGGTCGAGGTCGGCATCCCCTACACCGACCCCGGCATGGACGGGCCCGTCATCCAGGTCGCCGTCGACGAGGCGCTGCGCGGCGGGGTGCGCGTCAAGGACGCGTTCCGCGCGGTCGAGGCCGTCGCGGCGGCCGGGGGAGTGCCGCTCGTCATGGGCTACTGGAACCCCGTCGAGCGCTACGGCCCCGCCCGCTTCGCCGCCGACCTGCGGGCCGCCGGTGCCGCGGGCGCCATCACCCCCGACCTCATCCCCGAGGAGGCCGCGCCCTGGCTCGAGGCCGCCCGCGAGGTCGACCTCGACCCGATCTTCCTCGTCGCACCGTCGTCCAGTGACGAGCGCATCGGCGTCGTCGCCCGCACCAACCGCGGCTTCGTCTACGCCGCCTCCACGATGGGCGTGACCGGTGAGCGCGCCGCGACCTCCACCCGCGCGGTGGAGCTCGTCGAGCGGGTGCGTGTGCAGACCGACCTGCCGGTCTGCGTCGGCCTCGGCGTCTCCGACGGCGCCCAGGCCGCCGAGGTCGCGGCCTACGCCGACGGCGTCATCGTCGGCTCCGCCCTCGTGCGGGCCCTGCGCGACGGCGGGGTCGCCGCCGTCGAGGCGCTCGCGGCCGAGCTCGCCTCCGGTGTCCGTCGCCGCTGA
- a CDS encoding ATP-binding protein — MTRSPGWLPHGRALATEEFLWRHRILCWLLALHIPGVVVAARVTGRGELNGAGGALLLAALLGVALAPLPRRVRAGAVAVGLLTSSGLLVHLTRQGEELHLHILLALAAAALYQDWVVYGTAVAYVAAGQAVVVVFGNVEVYGHEGAALVWVVTHLAFGVVGTGVLLLFWRADEIARASAEALAHELHDGDQGVRARLAEADRIRADLIATVSHEFRTPLTGIRGAALTLLQRGERLGPAARSQLLHAVVEQEERLSRLLENMLTAASATAPDPTAEADVGSVAASVVAQSGRSANPVSVLVEQGSRARMTPQALHQVLANLLDNAVQHGAAGGVPLLAAGQEGAEVWIAVTNEGAGIDAATAGRLFEPFTQLASGPTRDREGLGMGLYVVRRLVEVHGGRVAVRSLDGWVTVEVRVPAAYQAQTPVPTALPIA, encoded by the coding sequence GTGACCCGCTCCCCCGGATGGCTCCCGCACGGTCGGGCGCTCGCGACGGAGGAGTTCCTGTGGCGGCACCGCATCCTGTGCTGGCTGCTGGCGCTGCACATCCCCGGCGTCGTCGTGGCCGCGAGGGTCACCGGCCGGGGTGAGCTGAACGGTGCGGGTGGCGCCCTCCTGCTCGCCGCGCTGCTCGGCGTCGCCCTCGCGCCGCTGCCCCGCCGCGTGCGGGCCGGCGCCGTGGCCGTGGGCCTGCTGACCTCGTCCGGCCTGCTGGTGCACCTGACCCGCCAGGGTGAGGAGCTCCACCTGCACATCCTGCTGGCGCTGGCCGCGGCCGCGCTCTACCAGGACTGGGTCGTCTACGGCACGGCGGTCGCCTACGTGGCGGCCGGCCAGGCCGTCGTCGTCGTGTTCGGCAACGTCGAGGTCTACGGGCACGAAGGCGCCGCGTTGGTCTGGGTCGTCACCCACCTCGCGTTCGGCGTCGTCGGAACCGGCGTGCTGCTGTTGTTCTGGCGCGCCGACGAGATCGCGCGGGCCAGCGCGGAGGCGCTCGCGCACGAGCTGCACGACGGCGACCAGGGAGTGCGGGCGCGCCTCGCCGAGGCGGACCGCATCCGCGCCGACCTCATCGCCACCGTCAGCCACGAGTTCCGCACCCCGCTGACCGGCATCCGCGGTGCCGCCCTCACCCTGCTGCAGCGCGGCGAGCGGCTCGGCCCCGCCGCGCGCAGCCAGCTCCTCCATGCCGTCGTCGAGCAGGAGGAACGGCTGTCACGGCTGCTCGAGAACATGCTCACGGCGGCCTCGGCCACCGCGCCGGACCCGACCGCCGAGGCAGATGTCGGGTCCGTCGCCGCCTCGGTCGTCGCCCAGTCCGGCCGCTCCGCGAACCCCGTGTCGGTGCTCGTCGAGCAGGGCAGCCGCGCGCGCATGACGCCGCAGGCGCTGCACCAGGTGCTGGCCAACCTGCTCGACAACGCCGTCCAGCACGGTGCGGCAGGAGGCGTCCCGCTGCTGGCTGCGGGCCAGGAGGGCGCGGAGGTCTGGATCGCCGTCACCAACGAGGGCGCCGGCATCGACGCCGCCACCGCGGGGCGCCTCTTCGAGCCGTTCACCCAGCTCGCGAGCGGGCCGACCCGCGACCGAGAGGGACTCGGGATGGGCCTCTACGTCGTACGACGGCTGGTCGAGGTCCATGGCGGCCGGGTCGCTGTACGCAGCCTCGACGGCTGGGTGACGGTCGAGGTGCGGGTACCCGCGGCCTACCAGGCTCAGACGCCGGTGCCGACCGCGCTGCCGATCGCGTAG
- a CDS encoding glutamate synthase subunit beta — protein MADPTGFLTTGRALPTRRPVDVRIRDWKEVYEEFPAQALHDQAGRCMDCGIPFCHNGCPLGNLIPEWNDLVWKDDWREAVERLHATNNFPEFTGRLCPAPCEAACVLGINDDPVTIKQVEVEIADRAWADGLVTPQPAVHPTGKKVAVVGSGPAGLAAAQQLTRAGHDVVVLERADRIGGLLRYGIPEFKMEKAVLDRRLEQMRAEGTRFETGVDVGVDVTVEQLRADYDAVVLAGGSTLGRDLPVPGRELSGIHLAMDYLEPANRVQLGDLESWPIDAADKDVVIIGGGDTGADCLGTAHRQGARSVTQLEIMPRPPQERASSTPWPTWPLVYRTSSAHEEGGERVFGVNTERFTGAEGAVTGLDLVEVEMVDGRFAPVTGSETHLPAQLVLLAMGFVGPQRDGLLDALGVELDPRGNVARDDTWATSVPGVFVAGDMGRGQSLIVWAIAEGRSAAAAVDRFLMGDTLLPSPVVPTSR, from the coding sequence ATGGCTGACCCCACCGGCTTCCTCACCACGGGCCGCGCGCTCCCGACGCGCCGCCCCGTCGACGTGCGCATCCGCGACTGGAAGGAGGTCTACGAGGAGTTCCCCGCGCAGGCCCTCCACGACCAGGCCGGTCGCTGCATGGACTGCGGCATCCCCTTCTGCCACAACGGCTGCCCGCTCGGCAACCTCATCCCCGAGTGGAACGACCTGGTCTGGAAGGACGACTGGCGCGAGGCCGTCGAGCGGCTGCACGCGACCAACAACTTCCCGGAGTTCACCGGTCGGCTGTGCCCCGCGCCGTGCGAGGCGGCCTGCGTCCTTGGCATCAACGACGACCCGGTGACCATCAAGCAGGTCGAGGTGGAGATCGCCGACCGCGCCTGGGCCGACGGTCTCGTGACCCCGCAGCCGGCCGTGCACCCGACCGGCAAGAAGGTCGCGGTCGTGGGCTCCGGCCCGGCCGGGCTCGCGGCCGCCCAGCAGCTCACCCGCGCCGGCCACGACGTCGTGGTCCTGGAGCGGGCCGACCGCATCGGCGGCCTGCTGCGCTACGGCATCCCCGAGTTCAAGATGGAGAAGGCGGTCCTCGACCGGCGCCTGGAGCAGATGCGGGCCGAGGGCACCCGCTTCGAGACCGGCGTCGACGTCGGCGTCGACGTGACCGTCGAGCAGCTGCGGGCCGACTACGACGCGGTCGTGCTGGCAGGCGGGTCCACGCTCGGGCGCGACCTGCCCGTCCCGGGTCGCGAGCTGTCGGGCATCCACCTCGCGATGGACTACCTCGAGCCGGCCAACCGGGTGCAGCTCGGCGACCTGGAGTCGTGGCCGATCGACGCCGCCGACAAGGACGTCGTCATCATCGGCGGTGGCGACACCGGCGCGGACTGCCTCGGCACCGCCCACCGCCAGGGCGCCCGCTCGGTCACCCAGCTCGAGATCATGCCGCGCCCGCCGCAGGAGCGCGCGTCGTCGACGCCGTGGCCGACCTGGCCGCTGGTCTACCGCACCAGCAGCGCCCACGAGGAGGGCGGCGAGCGGGTCTTCGGTGTCAACACCGAGCGCTTCACCGGCGCTGAGGGTGCCGTCACCGGCCTCGACCTCGTCGAGGTGGAGATGGTCGACGGCCGCTTCGCCCCGGTGACCGGCAGTGAGACGCACCTGCCCGCGCAGCTCGTCCTGCTCGCCATGGGCTTCGTCGGGCCGCAGCGCGACGGCCTGCTCGACGCCCTCGGCGTCGAGCTCGACCCGCGCGGCAACGTCGCCCGTGACGACACCTGGGCGACGAGTGTCCCCGGCGTCTTCGTCGCCGGCGACATGGGCCGTGGCCAGTCGCTGATCGTGTGGGCCATCGCCGAGGGCCGCTCCGCCGCGGCCGCCGTCGACCGCTTCCTCATGGGCGACACGCTGCTCCCGTCCCCGGTCGTCCCCACCAGCCGCTGA
- the gltB gene encoding glutamate synthase large subunit — protein sequence MTSRTAGSGLPTAMPVKQGLYDPAHEHDACGVAFVVDIAGRASHDIVEQGLTALTNMEHRGASGAEPDSGDGAGILLQVPDAFLRTVVADLPPAGHYAVGTAFLPVDPDEAARAMAAIDAIAEGEGLRTLTWRDVPVDADAAGIGATARSVMPVFRQLVLVAADPQLSSYALERRAFVTRKRAEHETGTYFASLSARTVVYKGMLTTAQLQRFFLDLSEPSLVSALALVHSRFSTNTFPSWPLAHPYRYIAHNGEINTVRGNRNWMHAREALLRGPDELPDDLSRLFPICSPAASDSASFDEVLELLHMAGRSLPHAVLMMVPEAWENAPDMDPAKRAFYEFHAALMEPWDGPACVTFTDGTVIGAVLDRNGLRPSRWWQTADGRVILSSEVGVLDIAPDQVVAKGRLQPGKMFLVDTAEGRVVSDDEVKSALAAEHPYQDWLHSGLMQLEDLPEREHVTYSHESVLRRQQTFGYTEEEVRLLITPMAKNGMEALGSMGTDTPVAVLSQRPRLLFDYFSQLFAQVTNPPLDAIREELVTSLAGCIGPEQNLLTPSPASCRQIVLPFPVIDNDDLAKIIHINEDGNLPGFSCVKVHGLYPVNGGGEALRDALDRVRREVSTAIAAGARIIVLSDRDSTEHMAPIPSLLLTSAVHHHLIREKTRTRVGLVVEAGDAREVHHVALLIGYGAAAVNPYLAFETIEDLIADGTLTGVEPRAAVQKYVKAAGKGVLKVMSKMGISTIASYTGAQVFEALGLSQELVEEYFTGTTSRLGGIGLEVIAEEVAARHRRAYPDNATERAHRRLDVGGEYQWRREGEVHLFNPETVFALQHSTRTQQYDVFKTYTQKVDALSTQAGTLRGLFAFRSDRAPVPIDEVEPVSEIVKRFNTGAMSYGSISAEAHETLAIAMNRLGARSNTGEGGEDSERLHDPERRSAIKQVASGRFGVTSEYLVNATDIQIKMAQGAKPGEGGQLPGHKVYPWIAKTRHSTPGVGLISPPPHHDIYSIEDLAQLIHDLKNANSDARIHVKLVAEVGVGTVAAGVSKAHADVVLISGHDGGTGASPLTSLKHAGAPWELGLAETQQTLLLNGLRDRVVVQVDGQLKTGRDVVIGALLGAEEYGFATAPLVVSGCIMMRVCHLDTCPVGVATQNPELRKKFSGTPEFVVTFFEYVAEEVREILASLGFRSLQEAIGHVEVLDTQRAVEHWKAGGLDLARVLHVPEMPAGASLTCTTTQDHGLQHALDNTLIQLCEGALAGGTPVRLELPVRNVNRTVGTMLGAAVTRAHGGAGLPEGTIDITLTGSAGQSFGAFLPRGITLRLEGDGNDYVGKGLSGGRIVVRPDRAATFAAEDNVIAGNTLLYGATSGTLLVRGRVGERFCVRNSGATAVVEGVGDHACEYMTGGRVAILGTTGRNVAAGMSGGTAYLLDADSSLVNPEMVDLEGLDEGDVETLRRMLTEHATETGSPVAQRLLDEGALATRFTKVMPRDYKKVLLAMEQARESGDDVDAAVMQASAAASK from the coding sequence ATGACGTCCCGCACCGCCGGCTCCGGCCTGCCGACTGCCATGCCTGTCAAGCAGGGGCTCTACGACCCCGCTCACGAGCACGACGCGTGCGGGGTCGCCTTCGTCGTCGACATCGCCGGTCGGGCGAGCCACGACATCGTCGAGCAGGGCCTCACCGCGCTCACCAACATGGAGCACCGCGGCGCCTCGGGTGCCGAGCCCGACAGCGGCGACGGCGCCGGGATCCTGCTCCAGGTGCCCGACGCGTTCCTGCGCACGGTCGTCGCCGACCTCCCGCCCGCGGGTCACTACGCCGTCGGCACCGCCTTCCTGCCGGTCGACCCCGACGAGGCGGCCCGCGCGATGGCAGCCATCGACGCGATCGCCGAGGGAGAGGGGCTGCGCACCCTCACCTGGCGCGACGTCCCGGTCGACGCCGACGCCGCCGGGATCGGGGCGACCGCCCGCTCGGTGATGCCGGTGTTCCGCCAGCTCGTGCTCGTGGCGGCCGACCCGCAGCTGTCGTCGTACGCCCTGGAGCGCCGGGCCTTCGTCACCCGCAAGCGCGCGGAGCACGAGACCGGCACCTACTTCGCGTCGCTGTCGGCCCGCACGGTCGTCTACAAGGGCATGCTCACGACCGCCCAGCTGCAGCGCTTCTTCCTCGACCTGTCCGAGCCGTCGCTGGTGAGCGCGCTGGCGCTGGTGCACTCCCGCTTCTCGACCAACACCTTCCCGAGCTGGCCGCTCGCCCACCCCTACCGCTACATCGCGCACAACGGCGAGATCAACACCGTGCGCGGCAACCGCAACTGGATGCACGCGCGTGAGGCGCTGCTGCGCGGCCCGGACGAGCTGCCCGACGACCTGTCCCGTCTCTTCCCCATCTGCAGCCCCGCGGCGTCGGACTCCGCGAGCTTCGACGAGGTGCTCGAGCTGCTCCACATGGCCGGGCGCTCGCTGCCGCACGCGGTGCTGATGATGGTCCCGGAGGCGTGGGAGAACGCCCCTGACATGGACCCCGCCAAGCGGGCCTTCTACGAGTTCCACGCGGCGCTGATGGAGCCGTGGGACGGCCCGGCGTGCGTCACCTTCACCGACGGCACCGTGATCGGGGCGGTGCTCGACCGCAACGGCCTGCGCCCCTCGCGCTGGTGGCAGACCGCCGACGGCCGCGTGATCCTGTCCAGCGAGGTCGGCGTGCTCGACATCGCGCCGGACCAGGTGGTGGCCAAGGGCCGCCTGCAGCCCGGGAAGATGTTCCTCGTCGACACCGCAGAGGGCCGGGTCGTCTCCGACGACGAGGTCAAGAGCGCGCTGGCTGCGGAGCACCCCTACCAGGACTGGCTGCACAGCGGGCTCATGCAGCTCGAGGACCTGCCCGAGCGCGAGCACGTCACCTACTCCCACGAGTCGGTGCTGCGCCGCCAGCAGACCTTCGGCTACACCGAGGAGGAGGTGCGGCTGCTCATCACGCCGATGGCCAAGAACGGCATGGAGGCCCTCGGGTCGATGGGCACCGACACGCCCGTCGCGGTGCTGAGCCAGCGGCCGCGGCTGCTCTTCGACTACTTCAGCCAGCTCTTCGCGCAGGTCACCAACCCACCGCTGGACGCGATCCGCGAGGAGCTCGTCACGAGCCTGGCCGGCTGCATCGGCCCGGAGCAGAACCTCCTCACCCCGAGCCCCGCGAGCTGCCGGCAGATCGTGCTGCCCTTCCCGGTCATCGACAACGACGACCTGGCGAAGATCATCCACATCAACGAGGACGGCAACCTGCCGGGCTTCTCCTGCGTGAAGGTCCACGGCCTCTACCCCGTCAACGGCGGGGGAGAGGCGCTGCGTGACGCCCTCGACCGGGTGCGGCGCGAGGTGTCGACCGCGATCGCCGCCGGCGCCCGCATCATCGTGCTCTCCGACCGCGACTCCACCGAGCACATGGCGCCGATCCCGTCGCTGCTGCTCACCAGCGCGGTCCACCACCACCTCATCCGCGAGAAGACCCGCACCCGCGTCGGTCTCGTCGTCGAGGCCGGTGACGCCCGCGAGGTCCACCACGTCGCGCTGCTCATCGGCTACGGCGCGGCGGCCGTCAACCCCTACCTGGCCTTCGAGACCATCGAGGACCTCATCGCCGACGGCACGCTCACCGGGGTCGAGCCTCGGGCCGCGGTCCAGAAGTACGTCAAGGCCGCGGGCAAGGGCGTGCTGAAGGTCATGAGCAAGATGGGCATCTCGACCATCGCCTCCTACACCGGCGCCCAGGTCTTCGAGGCGCTCGGGCTGTCGCAGGAGCTCGTCGAGGAGTACTTCACCGGCACGACCTCGCGGCTCGGCGGGATCGGCCTCGAGGTCATCGCGGAGGAGGTCGCGGCCCGCCACCGCCGGGCCTACCCCGACAACGCCACGGAGCGCGCCCACCGCCGCCTCGACGTCGGTGGCGAGTACCAGTGGCGCAGGGAGGGCGAGGTCCACCTGTTCAATCCGGAGACCGTCTTCGCCCTGCAGCACTCGACCCGCACCCAGCAGTACGACGTCTTCAAGACCTACACCCAGAAGGTCGACGCGCTGTCGACCCAGGCGGGCACGCTGCGGGGGCTGTTCGCCTTCCGGAGCGACCGCGCCCCGGTGCCGATCGACGAGGTCGAGCCGGTCAGCGAGATCGTGAAGCGCTTCAACACCGGCGCCATGTCCTACGGCTCGATCAGCGCCGAGGCCCACGAGACCCTGGCGATCGCGATGAACCGCCTCGGTGCGCGCAGCAACACCGGCGAGGGAGGCGAGGACTCCGAGCGCCTGCACGACCCGGAGCGGCGCAGCGCCATCAAGCAGGTCGCGTCCGGCCGCTTCGGCGTGACCAGCGAGTACCTCGTCAACGCCACCGACATCCAGATCAAGATGGCCCAGGGCGCCAAGCCCGGTGAGGGCGGCCAGCTGCCAGGTCACAAGGTCTACCCGTGGATCGCCAAGACCCGGCACTCCACCCCCGGCGTGGGGCTCATCTCCCCGCCGCCGCACCACGACATCTACTCCATCGAGGACCTCGCCCAGCTCATTCACGACCTCAAGAACGCCAACAGCGACGCGCGCATCCACGTCAAGCTGGTGGCCGAGGTCGGGGTCGGCACGGTCGCGGCCGGCGTCTCCAAGGCGCACGCCGACGTGGTCCTCATCTCCGGGCACGACGGCGGCACCGGCGCCTCGCCGCTGACCTCCCTCAAGCACGCGGGTGCCCCGTGGGAGCTCGGCCTGGCCGAGACCCAACAGACCCTGCTGCTCAACGGCCTGCGTGACCGCGTCGTGGTGCAGGTCGACGGCCAGCTCAAGACCGGGCGCGACGTCGTCATCGGCGCTCTGCTCGGCGCCGAGGAGTACGGCTTCGCCACCGCCCCGCTCGTCGTCAGCGGCTGCATCATGATGCGGGTCTGCCACCTCGACACCTGCCCCGTCGGCGTCGCGACGCAGAACCCCGAGCTGCGCAAGAAGTTCAGCGGTACGCCGGAGTTCGTGGTGACCTTCTTCGAGTACGTCGCCGAGGAGGTCCGCGAGATCCTCGCCTCGCTGGGCTTCCGGTCACTGCAGGAGGCCATCGGCCACGTCGAGGTGCTCGACACGCAGCGCGCCGTCGAGCACTGGAAGGCGGGGGGTCTCGACCTCGCACGTGTCCTGCACGTGCCGGAGATGCCCGCAGGCGCCTCGCTGACCTGCACCACCACGCAGGACCACGGCCTGCAGCACGCGCTCGACAACACCCTCATCCAGCTGTGCGAGGGCGCGTTGGCCGGCGGCACACCGGTGCGCCTCGAGCTGCCGGTCCGCAACGTCAACCGCACCGTCGGCACGATGCTCGGCGCCGCCGTGACGCGGGCCCATGGCGGGGCGGGCCTGCCCGAGGGCACCATCGACATCACCCTCACCGGCAGCGCCGGACAGTCCTTCGGAGCGTTCCTCCCCCGCGGCATCACGCTGCGCCTCGAGGGCGACGGCAACGACTACGTCGGCAAGGGCCTGTCCGGCGGCCGCATCGTGGTGCGACCCGACCGGGCCGCGACCTTCGCCGCCGAGGACAACGTCATCGCCGGCAACACCCTGCTCTACGGCGCGACCAGCGGCACGCTGCTCGTGCGCGGGCGCGTCGGCGAGCGCTTCTGCGTCCGCAACTCCGGCGCGACCGCGGTCGTCGAGGGCGTGGGCGACCACGCCTGCGAGTACATGACCGGTGGGCGCGTCGCGATCCTCGGCACGACCGGGCGCAACGTCGCGGCCGGCATGAGCGGTGGCACCGCCTACCTGCTCGACGCCGACTCGTCGCTGGTCAACCCGGAGATGGTGGACCTGGAGGGGCTCGACGAGGGCGACGTCGAGACGTTGCGCCGGATGCTCACCGAGCACGCCACCGAGACCGGCTCGCCGGTCGCGCAGCGGCTGCTCGACGAGGGCGCGCTCGCGACCCGCTTCACCAAGGTGATGCCGCGCGACTACAAGAAGGTGCTCCTCGCGATGGAGCAGGCCCGGGAGTCCGGGGACGACGTCGACGCGGCCGTCATGCAGGCCAGCGCAGCCGCGAGCAAGTAG
- the lgt gene encoding prolipoprotein diacylglyceryl transferase — translation MTLAYLPSPSTGVLEIGPFPLRAYALCIIAGVVAAVVIGERRWVARGGTKGAVGDVAGIAVPLGLVGARLYHVVTSPAKYLDDPLAVLRVWEGGLGVPGGIAAGVLSAYVVCRRRGYSPGAMADACAPGVPVAQAIGRFGNWFNQELFGRPTTLPWGLEIDPDNPDAIAGAEAYHPTFLYESLWCLGIALVVIWADRRWQLGGGRAFALYAGLYAIGRGWIEALRIDDAQEWFGLRLNDYVMAVVLVGAVAFLVARRGTRREQVVEHHPEPVESAS, via the coding sequence GTGACACTGGCCTACCTCCCGAGCCCCTCCACGGGAGTCCTTGAGATCGGCCCGTTCCCGCTGCGCGCCTACGCGCTGTGCATCATCGCCGGCGTCGTCGCGGCGGTCGTCATCGGCGAGCGGCGGTGGGTCGCCCGCGGCGGCACCAAGGGCGCGGTCGGCGACGTCGCCGGCATCGCGGTCCCGCTCGGCCTCGTCGGGGCCCGGCTCTACCACGTCGTGACGAGCCCGGCGAAGTACCTCGACGACCCGCTCGCGGTCCTGCGTGTCTGGGAGGGCGGGCTCGGCGTGCCGGGCGGCATCGCTGCGGGGGTGCTCTCGGCGTACGTCGTGTGCCGTCGCCGTGGCTACTCGCCAGGAGCGATGGCCGACGCGTGCGCCCCCGGCGTGCCCGTCGCGCAGGCCATCGGGCGCTTCGGCAACTGGTTCAACCAGGAGCTGTTCGGCCGCCCGACGACGCTGCCCTGGGGCCTGGAGATCGACCCCGACAACCCCGACGCGATCGCAGGCGCGGAGGCCTACCACCCGACCTTCCTCTACGAGTCGCTGTGGTGCCTCGGCATCGCGCTGGTCGTCATCTGGGCCGATCGGCGCTGGCAGCTCGGCGGGGGGCGTGCCTTCGCGCTCTACGCGGGGCTCTACGCGATCGGGCGCGGCTGGATCGAGGCGCTGCGCATCGACGACGCGCAGGAGTGGTTCGGCCTGCGGCTCAACGACTACGTCATGGCGGTCGTGCTCGTCGGCGCCGTCGCCTTCCTCGTCGCCCGTCGCGGCACCCGCCGCGAGCAGGTCGTCGAGCACCACCCCGAGCCCGTGGAGAGCGCCTCATGA
- a CDS encoding VIT1/CCC1 transporter family protein, translated as MTGHAAEIHHDHRDVTGGWLRPALFGVTDGLVSNTALVAGVAGGGASARVLVLTGLAGLVAGAFSMATGEWTSVASQTELARAEIAVEKAEIARVPKAEEAELAGIYRSRGVDAATAKEVARQLSSDPETAWRVHAREELGIDPDDLPSAWLAAWTSFGSFAIGALVPVLPYLLGASSLLLMVVLAGVALFLVGALVSRFTERTALYAGTRQLVLGAAATAVTYAIGSAVGTGV; from the coding sequence ATGACCGGACACGCCGCCGAGATCCACCACGACCACCGCGACGTCACCGGGGGTTGGCTGCGGCCGGCGCTGTTCGGCGTCACCGACGGGCTCGTCTCCAACACCGCGCTGGTCGCGGGCGTGGCCGGTGGTGGTGCCAGCGCCCGCGTGCTCGTCCTGACCGGGCTCGCCGGGCTGGTCGCCGGCGCGTTCTCCATGGCGACCGGGGAGTGGACGTCCGTGGCGTCGCAGACCGAGCTGGCCCGCGCCGAGATCGCGGTCGAGAAGGCCGAGATCGCCCGGGTGCCCAAGGCCGAGGAGGCCGAGCTCGCGGGCATCTACCGCAGTCGCGGTGTCGACGCCGCGACCGCGAAGGAGGTCGCCCGCCAGCTCAGCAGCGACCCCGAGACGGCCTGGCGGGTGCACGCCCGCGAGGAGCTCGGCATCGACCCCGACGACCTGCCCTCGGCCTGGCTGGCGGCCTGGACGAGCTTCGGCTCCTTCGCGATCGGCGCGCTCGTGCCGGTCCTGCCCTACCTGCTCGGTGCCAGCTCGCTGCTGCTCATGGTGGTCCTCGCCGGGGTCGCGCTGTTCCTCGTCGGAGCGCTGGTCAGCCGCTTCACCGAGCGCACGGCCCTCTACGCCGGGACCCGACAGCTGGTGCTCGGCGCGGCGGCGACCGCCGTGACCTACGCGATCGGCAGCGCGGTCGGCACCGGCGTCTGA
- the trpB gene encoding tryptophan synthase subunit beta — protein sequence MTAPQVSLPDAAGHFGPYGGRFVPEALIAALDQLAQQHLDAASDPEFTGELDRLLSTYAGRPTPLTHARRLGDLLGGATVLLKREDLAHTGSHKINNVLGQALLTQRMGKKRVIAETGAGQHGVATATAAALFGFDCTVYMGEEDTRRQALNVARMRLLGAEVVPVTTGTRTLKDATNEAFRDWVANVETTHYCIGSVVGPHPFPAMVRDFQRIIGVEARQQCLDLVGRLPDAAVACVGGGSNAMGLFHAFIPDESVALIGCEAGGDGVDTGRHAAPLTAGTPGVLHGARSYLMQDDDGQTLDTHSISAGLDYPGVGPEHSWLRDAGRAQYRGVSDADAMAALETLAQREGILCAIETAHAFAGAFDWVRGHERPAEELVVVINLSGRGDKDVDTAARWFGLLG from the coding sequence GTGACCGCCCCCCAGGTCTCGCTGCCCGACGCCGCCGGCCACTTCGGGCCCTACGGCGGCCGCTTCGTGCCTGAGGCCCTCATCGCCGCGCTCGACCAGCTCGCTCAGCAGCACCTCGACGCCGCGAGCGACCCGGAGTTCACCGGCGAGCTCGACCGGCTGCTGTCGACCTACGCCGGACGCCCGACGCCGCTCACGCACGCGCGCCGGCTCGGCGACCTGCTCGGCGGCGCGACCGTGCTGCTCAAGCGCGAGGACCTCGCCCACACCGGGTCCCACAAGATCAACAACGTGCTCGGCCAGGCCCTGCTCACCCAGCGGATGGGCAAGAAGCGGGTCATCGCCGAGACGGGGGCGGGGCAGCACGGCGTCGCCACCGCGACCGCCGCCGCGCTGTTCGGCTTCGACTGCACGGTCTACATGGGCGAGGAGGACACCCGCCGCCAGGCCCTCAACGTCGCCCGGATGCGACTGCTCGGCGCCGAGGTCGTCCCGGTCACGACGGGCACCCGCACCCTCAAGGACGCCACCAACGAGGCGTTCCGCGACTGGGTCGCCAACGTCGAGACCACCCACTACTGCATCGGCTCGGTCGTCGGCCCGCACCCGTTCCCCGCGATGGTCCGCGACTTCCAGCGCATCATCGGCGTGGAGGCGCGCCAGCAGTGCCTCGACCTCGTCGGCCGGCTCCCCGACGCCGCGGTCGCCTGCGTCGGCGGCGGCTCCAACGCGATGGGGCTCTTCCACGCCTTCATCCCCGACGAGTCGGTCGCGCTCATCGGCTGCGAGGCCGGTGGTGACGGGGTCGACACCGGCCGCCACGCCGCGCCGCTGACGGCCGGCACGCCGGGCGTGCTCCACGGCGCCCGCAGCTACCTCATGCAGGACGACGACGGGCAGACCCTCGACACCCACTCGATCAGCGCCGGCCTCGACTACCCGGGCGTCGGGCCCGAGCACTCGTGGCTGCGCGACGCGGGCCGCGCGCAGTACCGCGGCGTGTCCGACGCCGACGCGATGGCCGCCCTCGAGACGCTCGCCCAGCGCGAGGGGATCCTGTGCGCGATCGAGACCGCCCACGCGTTCGCGGGGGCCTTCGACTGGGTCCGCGGCCACGAGCGGCCCGCCGAGGAGCTGGTCGTCGTGATCAACCTCAGCGGCCGCGGCGACAAGGACGTCGACACCGCCGCCCGCTGGTTCGGCCTGCTCGGGTGA